The DNA segment GCTGAATGCTTTCAGTTTTTGCATATCTTTGTCAAAAGAAACAACGACCCGTGAAAAAAAGGAAATTGGAAGAGGAAAGGGATAATCACTTTCCATCGCCCACCTCCTTGATCGTTTCTTCTATGAAGCGCTGCATATCTTCCTTTTTAGGCAGCTCGACCTGGTAGCGGGAAACGAAAAGGGCATTGTCCATTCCAGCCAGGGCGTATTCAACAAGTGTATGATCTTTTTGAGTGCAGAGCAAAATGCCCACAGGCGGGCTGTCGCTGTCGGTCATGATATTCTTTTTGTACCAGCTTACGTAAGTGTTGAGTTGGCCGATGTTTTCATGGCTAAATTCCGCCAGTTTGAGTTCCACCAGGACATGGCACTTGAGGATACGGTGATAAAAAACAAGATCGACGAAATTGTGCGTGTCGCCGATCAGGATACGTTTCTGCCGGGCTTCAAAACAGAATCCATGGCCCAGTTCCAAAAGGAACTCCTGCAGTTTGTCAAGCAACCGGTTTTCAAGGGCGGATTCACCCATAACTTCCTTCGGTTTTAGCCCGAGGAACTCGAAGATATAAGGATCGCGAATGGCCAGTTTCGGTTCGGCAGATTCCGCGCCGGACTTCACCAGCTCGGCCAGTTTCTTTTTGTCTTTTGACAATCCGCTTCGTTCATAATAAAGGCTGCTGATCTGTCGTTTCAGTTCCCTGACGGACCAATTTCCCCGGATACACTCAATTTCGTAGAATACACGTTTGAATACATCGTCGAGATCAACAATAAGTTCCAAGTGGCTGTATGATAGTCGTTGAATAAGGGTTTCAGGCGCTACTTGTAATTGTGAGGACGACGTCCCCACTTTTTGAATGGATGCAGCCTCTGCCGGAAGGTATTTCTGCAATTGTGGGGACAGCGTCCCCACAATTGTCGGATAGAGTTTGTAGAAATGATAATATCTGTATAATTGCCGTCGGTTGCAATTGCTTACCCCTATGGCAGTCAGTTGCTCGGCTAATATGGAAAAGAGCTTTTCACCATAATTTGCACGATCCGTTCCTCGTAATTCGAATTCAAAAATGTACAAACCGATCATCCAGTTTCTCAATGTCAGGCTGACGTTGACGGCTTTGCCTGCCTGTGCGGCCATCTGATCATGGATTT comes from the Candidatus Desulfatibia profunda genome and includes:
- a CDS encoding DUF1016 family protein, whose amino-acid sequence is MNEPKKELTFGRLVTSIRQIHDQMAAQAGKAVNVSLTLRNWMIGLYIFEFELRGTDRANYGEKLFSILAEQLTAIGVSNCNRRQLYRYYHFYKLYPTIVGTLSPQLQKYLPAEAASIQKVGTSSSQLQVAPETLIQRLSYSHLELIVDLDDVFKRVFYEIECIRGNWSVRELKRQISSLYYERSGLSKDKKKLAELVKSGAESAEPKLAIRDPYIFEFLGLKPKEVMGESALENRLLDKLQEFLLELGHGFCFEARQKRILIGDTHNFVDLVFYHRILKCHVLVELKLAEFSHENIGQLNTYVSWYKKNIMTDSDSPPVGILLCTQKDHTLVEYALAGMDNALFVSRYQVELPKKEDMQRFIEETIKEVGDGK